The Dreissena polymorpha isolate Duluth1 chromosome 9, UMN_Dpol_1.0, whole genome shotgun sequence genome contains the following window.
TGGCCCCTTCTTTAATTCATTTCATCACTTTCATGTTTAGCGCGTTGGTGTGTGTATTGTCtcactttccttaaataaaagactaTTGCATGGTTATAACAGTTTATCTCATGTTTGACGTTTTGGGGGACGCCTTTTGCTTTTTACTTAGTCCACTATCAGTTCTTCACAAAAGCCTTAAACATATAATGTTTGCCGAAGTGGTTTTCGATTGTGCATTTTTGTTTTCAGTCAGTTGAAGGTATGTCTCTTTACACACTCTTCGCCACGTGCTACATGGTCGGGATTGTTATATCAGGACCGGCACAAGACATTAGTTCGCTACGAATCCTAGGTTGCTCGTGTAGCACGTGTAACGTCGAGCAGATCGGTTACGCCATCCATGGAATCATAAGAGCAACCTTTAATGGTGGAGAGGTGGGTAGTGGTAACTGTgctgtatttttaaatattattcatttccTGATGTTTATGCAAATGAAGTTTTTGCAGACAAGGAGTTGTATCATGTCTTGTTTGGCGATAAATGTATAGCTTAAAatgacttaaaaaatatatatttacttgtttttacCTGAAACACACAATAACCAGAGTGACAAGACTTGAAAAATCCCATAGAAAAACACAATATATGAATCATCAATAAATATACATTTCTATGATATATAGGTCACATTGTATAGTTAAGTTATCAACCCAATAAAAGTAGCATTATATGAAATCGGACGTGAATATGAAGATGAACCAGGcacataataaacataattgtccAAGTTGAAAACGATTGTAAACAAAAACATCCAAATTAAGTTGCACAATTGCTAAAGCAtagtttataaatatgtttaagtcCCTAAATATTAACCCGAACAGTATTAAATTCTTTGCAGGTCCGATGCTCTAGAGAGCCAATTGAAGGTTTCGGTAGGATAGTTGTTGGCTGGAATCTGGCATGTGACCTACCAAACACTTCCGGTCCGTTTGAAATC
Protein-coding sequences here:
- the LOC127844255 gene encoding uncharacterized protein LOC127844255 isoform X2 encodes the protein MVAVKNFISVEGMSLYTLFATCYMVGIVISGPAQDISSLRILGCSCSTCNVEQIGYAIHGIIRATFNGGEVRCSREPIEGFGRIVVGWNLACDLPNTSGPFEISYVGAAHQLCGISFDRVSLSNCSVFGVPCSSIG
- the LOC127844255 gene encoding uncharacterized protein LOC127844255 isoform X1; this translates as MVAVKNFIVTSVEGMSLYTLFATCYMVGIVISGPAQDISSLRILGCSCSTCNVEQIGYAIHGIIRATFNGGEVRCSREPIEGFGRIVVGWNLACDLPNTSGPFEISYVGAAHQLCGISFDRVSLSNCSVFGVPCSSIG